From one Aspergillus fumigatus Af293 chromosome 8, whole genome shotgun sequence genomic stretch:
- a CDS encoding protein phosphatase regulator REG1, producing the protein MIAVVPVSREHLSQPPLNLQRRAMAQTYYLDSPDIATFKNPLQHYSQRDCPSPITSSAPSSVPPSPHFAPVTEEQLLPTPATLSSLSLSVSNDSDDEIILPSYDSSHFNDLNEIVSAVASDQASESFLTGPPCLHVHTPAADDTSVEEEPTRHVDYLSHEWKEEDIWASWKYVVCRRDIYSNGARLENASWRTWAKLKNNLGTVSPETLNWLKDCDVTWLYGPLKSCTKFTKASPSISPPPSCLETPSLYADRKPILKKRTASETILQRSLSQHTLLQHAGAILKAQEAAFYRTRPSASGPELEPCLNTSSANFPDVPLSYASTRESSGVASPSGRRRIHFNNEVVQCIAIDAKGADDDGDYYDEEEKEEWPLGSEDDVLSNEGIVLMGQLPPQESGSHKSTPRGSFSSENKIIAPLPPTTLKCRGDTPEPPSDSMIGRWTGYFSKSTVASTSSVPSDPAFSFFLDGEDDHLDFCWQPSQSQGVADGNQPWFVNPVDEEVDHQHQRSDSSSSKFLDEGETSNASIFDRVVDTVNTARDIAHVIWNVGWRR; encoded by the exons ATGATTGCTGTGGTACCTGTCTCGCGGGAACATCTCTCTCAGCCTCCTCTGAATCTTCAGCGACGCGCCATGGCACAAACTTATTACCTGGACTCACCTGATATCGCCACGTTCAAAAATCCCCTACAACATTACTCTCAGCGAGATTGTCCCAGTCCGATTACTTCGTCTGCCCCATCCTCGGTTCCTCCCTCACCTCATTTTGCGCCGGTAACTGAAGAGCAGCTACTTCCTACTCCAGCAACCCTTAGCAGTCTGTCTCTCTCCGTGAGCAACGATAGCGACGACGAGATCATCCTACCTTCATATGATTCGAGCCACTTCAACGACTTGAACGAAATCGTGTCAGCTGTTGCCTCGGACCAGGCCTCGGAGTCATTTCTCACGGGACCCCCTTGTTTGCATGTACATACGCCGGCCGCTGATGATACTTCGGTTGAAGAGGAGCCGACTAGGCATGTCGATTATCTCTCCCATGAGtggaaagaggaagatatttgGGCTTCTTGGAAATATGTCGTTTGCCGCAGAGACATTTACAGCAATGGCGCGAGATTAGAGAATGCCTCTTGGCGGACTTGGGCAAAACTGAAGAATAACTTGGGAACGGTGTCGCCCGAGACCCTCAATTG GTTGAAAGATTGCGATGTAACATGGCTTTATGGTCCGTTGAAGTCGTGCACCAAGTTTACAAAAGCGTCGCCGAGTATCTCCCCACCGCCGAGCTGCCTCGAAACCCCCTCGTTGTATGCGGACAGGAAGCcgatcttgaagaaaaggACGGCGTCGGAGACTATCTTGCAACGATCGTTGTCTCAACACACTCTCCTGCAACACGCAGGCGCTATCTTAAAAGCACAAGAGGCTGCTTTTTATCGGACTCGGCCTTCTGCCTCAGGACCGGAACTTGAACCCTGTCTGAATACGTCATCAGCCAACTTTCCAGATGTTCCGCTCAGTTATGCCTCTACCAGAGAGTCGTCTGGGGTGGCCTCTCCTAGCGGGAGGCGCCGCATTCATTTCAATAACGAGGTAGTGCAATGCATAGCTATCGACGCCAAGGgtgccgatgatgacggcgacTACTacgacgaagaggaaaaggaggagtGGCCGTTAGGTTCAGAAGACGATGTTTTGTCGAACGAGGGTATCGTCTTGATGGGACAGCTCCCTCCACAAGAGTCTGGGAGCCATAAGAGTACGCCGCGTGGCAGCTTCAGTAGCGAGAACAAAATAATCGCTCCGCTGCCCCCAACAACCCTCAAGTGTCGAGGAGACACGCCAGAACCGCCATCAGACTCGATGATAGGGCGATGGACAGGATACTTTTCGAAATCTACCGTCGCGTCTACATCTTCCGTACCGTCTGATCCGGCGTTCAGCTTTTTTTTGGACGGCGAAGATGACCATCTGGATTTCTGCTGGCAGCCGAGCCAGAGCCAAGGCGTCGCAGACGGAAATCAGCCTTGGTTTGTGAATCCTGTAGATGAAGAGGTAGATCACCAACATCAGCGTTCGGATTCCAGTTCGAGTAAATTtctggatgaaggagagacCTCAAATGCCAGCATATTTGATAGGGTTGTTGATACTGTCAACACAGCCAGAGACATTGCTCATGTGATATGGAACGTTGGATGGCGAAGGTGA
- a CDS encoding cytidine deaminase: METPSGLTIQELETLSSKAIAAKANAYCPYSKFRVGACVLTKAGEYIAGANIENVAYPVGTCAERVAFGTAIAAGHQDFKAVAVATDITPGASPCGMCRQFMREFTTPSFPVFMYDGQGNYAVRTMGEVSNFFIAHSFFHIAACLRSIAGN, translated from the exons ATGGAAACACCCTCAGGGCTTACAATTCAAGAACTAGAGACACTCTCATCGAAGGCCATCGCCGCAAAGGCCAATGCTTATT GTCCTTATTCCAAATTCCGCGTTGGCGCTTGTGTTCTCACTAAGGCAGGCGAGTATATTGCTGGTGCCAATATCGAGAATGTCGCATATCCTGTTGGGACCTGTGCGGAAAGGGTAGCTTTTGGTACCGCGATC GCCGCCGGACACCAAGACTTCAAAGCCGTTGCAGTCGCTACTGACATCACACCTGGCGCATCGCCATGTGGGATGTGCAGGCAATT CATGCGCGAGTTTACAACCCCATCGTTTCCTGTTTTCATGTATGACGGGCAGGGAAACTATGCTGTGAGGACAATGGGAGAGGTAAGCAATTTTTTCATTGCCCACTCTTTCTTCCACATTGCTGCTTGTTTGCGTAGTATAGCCGGGAACTGA
- the cgrA gene encoding CGR1 family protein: MILLAMSSAIPTSSVNPVKGMRKNGKNWHDSKKPFRPTSGLTSYEKRLEARKRQEAVKEHERELREEKEAERKAQIQKIKDRRAAKEEKERYEKMAEKMHRKRVERLKRREKRNKLLHS; encoded by the exons ATGATTCTGCTGGCAATGTCGTCGGCAATCCCAACCTCATCTGTCAACCCCGTCAAGGGTATGAGAAAGAATG GCAAAAACTGGCACGATTCCAAGAAACCATTTCGTCCCACCTCAGGCCTGACAAGCTATGAGAAAAGGTTGGAAGCACGCAAGCGGCAGGAGGCAGTTAAGGAACACGAACGTGAGCTgagggaagaaaaagaggcaGAACGGAAG GCTCAAATACAAAAGATCAAGGATCGGAGAGCtgccaaggaagaaaaggaacgCTACGAGAAAATGGCAGAGAAAATGCATCGCAAACGTGTTGAGCGGCTAAAGCGAAGGGAGAAGCGTAATAAGTTACTTCACTCGTGA
- the tma22 gene encoding putative RNA binding protein Tma22, with product MSEVAQNSPAEVQAKKVVYCGVCTLPPEYCEFGGTAKKCEEWLKDNHAELYQRLYSEEALSSNLSELSVSVRERAAKDAAKKEAKAAAAEARDAERKAAAKVQIKRVERNKRKHVTVITGLEVHGLENKKVAKELGKKFATGSSVTKSPAGVEEITVQGDVSEDVKEWLLELYGKEIPESNIELVEDKKKKTSG from the exons ATGTCTGAAGTAGCGCAAAATTCTCCTGCCGAGGTTCAGGCGAAAAAAGTTGTCTATTGTGGGG TCTGCACACTTCCTCCAGAG TACTGTGAATTCGGCGGTACCGCAAAGAAGTGCGAAGAATGGTTGAAGGATAATCATGCAGAATTGTATCAGCGGCTGTACTCGGAAG AAGCCCTTAGCTCCAATTTGTCCGAGCTATCAGTATCCGTTCGAGAGCGTGCAGCCAAAGAtgccgccaagaaggaagccaaagctgctgctgctgaagcaCGCGACGCCGAGCGAAAGGCAGCGGCCAAGGTTCAGATCAAGCGTGTTGAGCGCAACAAACGCAAACATGTCACCGTTATCACAGGGTTGGAAGTACATGGTTTGGAAAACAAGAAAGTCGCAAAGGAACTGGGAAAGAAATTCGCTACTGGTTCCTCGGTAACGAAGTCACCCGCAGGGGTCGAGGAAATCACAGTACAAGGTGACGTTAGTGAGGACGTTAAAGAGTGGCTTCTGGAACTATATGGGAAGGAGATTCCTGAATCCAATAtcgagcttgtcgaggataagaagaagaagacaagtGGCTGA
- the amcA gene encoding putative mitochondrial ornithine carrier protein AmcA/Ort1, translated as MAAAEHVLAIDNEKSMELPVLPPNQGFEAFKDIIFGSAAGMAGKVIEYPFDTVKVRLQSQPSHIPLRYQGPLDCFRQSIQADGLRGLYRGISAPLAGAAIENSCLFFSYRIIQDILRATCYPTADSMPFSALLFSGAASGSITSLALTPIELIKCKMQVPLEASSSKMPGPLTLIAAIFRQDGILGFWRGQMGTLIRETGGGAAWFGGYEGVSAFFRKYHSTVSPRDSESLPIYQQMIAGAAAGISYNFLFYPADTVKSRMQTEDINSPGNSGHRQTFWSVGRALWKQQGLRALYRGCGITCARSAPSSAFIFTIYEGLRNCFS; from the exons ATGGCGGCCGCAGAACATGTGCTTGCAATCGACAATGAGAAATCAATGGAGCTGCCTGTCCTGCCACCTAACCAAGGTTTTGAGGCGTTCAAAGACATAATCTTTGGATCT GCAGCTGGAATGGCTGGCAAGGTCATTGAATATCCTTTCGACACTGTGAAAGTGCGCCTCCAATCACAACCATCTCATATTCCACTTCGGTACCAAGGCCCTTTGGACTGCTTCCGCCAATCAATACAGGCGGATGGTCTACGAGGGCTCTATCGAGGCATCAGTGCTCCACTGGCAGGTGCTGCCATAGAGAATAGCTGCCTCTTTTTCAGCTACCGCATCATTCAAGATATTTTAAGGGCCACCTGCTACCCTACAGCGGATTCTATGCCTTTCTCAGCTCTATTGTTCAGTGGTGCCGCTTCCGGCTCTATCACCTCGCTCGCACTTACCCCTATTGAGCTCATCAAATGCAAAATGCAGGTGCCACTTGAAGCTTCTAGCAGCAAGATGCCCGGGCCACTGACTCTTATTGCCGCTATATTTCGTCAGGACGGTATTCTTGGTTTCTGGAGGGGCCAGATGGGAACGTTGATCCGTGAGaccggaggaggagctgcCTGGTTTGGTGGCTATGAAGGAGTATCCGCCTTTTTTCGAAAATACCATTCAACAGTGTCGCCTCGCGACTCTGAGTCACTTCCAATCTATCAACAGATGATCGCAGGGGCCGCAGCGGGTATAAGCTAcaattttcttttctatcCGGCTGATACAGTCAAATCGCGCATGCAGACCGAGGATATCAATAGTCCAGGAAATAGTGGCCATAGGCAAACTTTCTGGAGTGTTGGCAGAGCTTTATGGAAGCAGCAGGGGCTGAGGGCATTGTACCGAGGCTGCGGTATTACATGTGCCCGTTCTGCGCCCAGCTCAGCGTTCATCTTCACCATATACGAAGGGCTACGGAATTGTTTCTCCTGA